A genomic segment from Juglans regia cultivar Chandler chromosome 14, Walnut 2.0, whole genome shotgun sequence encodes:
- the LOC109000585 gene encoding flavonoid 3',5'-hydroxylase 2-like, with protein sequence MALDIFLLRELVTAIFLFLISHFFIRTLLRKSARKLPPGPKGWPVIGALPLLGSMPHVTLAKLSRQYGPVMYLKMGTCNMVVASTPDAARAFLKTLDLNFSNRPPNAGATHLAYGAQDMVFADYGQRWKLLRKLSNLHMLGGKALEDWAQVRAAELGHMLRAMCESSRQGELVVVPEMLTYAMANMIGQVILSRRVFVTKGLESNEFKDMVVELMTSAGFFNIGDFIPSIAWMDLQGIERGMKRLHKRFDVLLTKMIEEHSASAHERKGKPDFLDVVMANRDNVSAGERLSLTNIKALLLNLFTAGTDTSSSIIEWALAEMLKNPSILRRAHEEMDRVIGKNRRLEEADISKLPYLQAICKETMRKHPSTPLNLPRVSTQACEVNGYYIPKNTRLSVNIWAIGRDPDVWENPLDFTPERFLTGKNAKIDPRGNDFELIPFGAGRRICAGTRMGIVLVEYILGTLVHSFDWKLPKGVELNMEESFGLALQKAVPLAAIVSPRLSLSAYAS encoded by the exons ATGGCCCTAGACATATTTCTTCTCCGGGAACTTGTCACCGCCATTTTCCTCTTCTTAATCTCCCACTTTTTCATTCGTACACTCCTCAGAAAAAGTGCTCGAAAACTGCCACCGGGCCCTAAAGGTTGGCCGGTTATAGGGGCTCTTCCCCTACTAGGAAGCATGCCCCATGTAACCCTAGCCAAGTTGTCACGACAGTACGGACCCGTTATGTACCTAAAAATGGGCACTTGTAACATGGTCGTGGCCTCTACCCCGGATGCTGCACGAGCTTTTCTCAAAACCCTAGACCTAAATTTCTCCAACCGTCCACCGAATGCTGGCGCAACGCATTTGGCGTATGGTGCTCAGGACATGGTGTTTGCGGACTATGGACAGAGGTGGAAGTTGCTTAGGAAGTTGAGCAACTTGCACATGCTTGGAGGGAAGGCTCTGGAGGACTGGGCTCAGGTTCGAGCGGCCGAGCTCGGGCACATGCTAAGAGCGATGTGCGAGTCTAGCAGGCAAGGGGAGCTGGTGGTGGTGCCGGAGATGTTGACGTACGCTATGGCGAACATGATAGGGCAAGTGATACTGAGTCGACGAGTGTTTGTGACGAAAGGGCTGGAATCGAACGAGTTTAAGGACATGGTGGTGGAGCTCATGACTTCAGCTGGGTTCTTTAACATCGGAGATTTCATACCATCCATTGCATGGATGGATTTGCAGGGGATTGAGCGAGGAATGAAGCGCTTGCACAAGCGGTTCGATGTGTTGCTGACGAAGATGATTGAGGAGCACTCAGCTTCGGCACATGAACGCAAGGGAAAGCCAGATTTCTTAGACGTTGTCATGGCTAACCGAGACAACGTCTCTGCAGGCGAGAGGCTGAGCTTGACCAACATTAAGGCCCTCCTGTTG aaCTTATTTACGGCCGGAACTGATACATCATCAAGCATAATAGAGTGGGCACTAGCGGAGATGTTGAAAAACCCAAGCATCCTGAGGCGGGCGCACGAGGAGATGGATCGAGTGATTGGAAAGAACCGACGCCTGGAGGAAGCAGACATATCAAAGCTCCCATATCTTCAGGCCATATGCAAAGAAACCATGCGAAAGCACCCGTCTACGCCTCTAAACCTGCCCCGGGTCTCAACCCAAGCATGCGAGGTTAATGGCTACTACATTCCCAAGAACACTAGGCTTAGTGTGAACATTTGGGCAATAGGAAGAGACCCTGACGTGTGGGAAAACCCCTTGGACTTTACACCAGAAAGGTTTTTAACAggaaaaaatgcaaaaatcgACCCAAGAGGAAATGATTTCGAGTTGATCCCATTTGGAGCTGGAAGGAGGATCTGTGCTGGGACTAGGATGGGAATTGTGCTAGTGGAGTACATTCTTGGGACATTGGTTCACTCTTTTGACTGGAAATTACCGAAAGGTGTTGAATTAAACATGGAGGAATCCTTTGGACTTGCCTTGCAGAAAGCCGTTCCCCTTGCAGCTATAGTTAGCCCACGTCTGTCTTTGAGTGCATATGCTTCTTGA